The Osmia bicornis bicornis chromosome 11, iOsmBic2.1, whole genome shotgun sequence genome includes the window ATCCTCCGCCAGCTGACTGGCCAAACCATGGAAAAGTGGTTTTAAGGAATATCACCTTGAAATACGACAAAAATTCAACTCCTGTTTTGAAGGTTtcaatatatttacatatgtacatgtatatgtacataggtttgaatttcttctaatttctCTTCTCTCTATTCAGAATCTGAATGTAACCATAGAGGCTGGATGGAAAGTAGGCGTGGTGGGGCGAACAGGCGCAGGAAAATCTTCTCTAATATCGGCGTTGTTCCGTTTGTTCGACGAAGGCTTGGAAGGAGAGATCAAGATCGACGAAAGAGACACCAAGACGCTGGGTCTGCACGAACTACGTTCGCGGCTATCTATCATCCCTCAGCAACCCTTTTTATTCTCTGACAGCTTGCGTTACAATTTGGACCCGTTTCATTCGTACGATGACACCTTACTGTGGGAGAGCCTTCGACAGGTTGAGTTGAACGATCATCTTTTGGATCAGAAGGTAACGCAGAGTGGAAGCAATTTGAGCACCGGTCAGAGGCAATTGATTTGCTTAGCTAGGGCGATTCTGAGGAATAATCGGATCCTGGTATTGGACGAAGCTACTGCCAATATCGACTCTCGGTAAGAATTGTTCTTAGAATTTTTACTACGTTGCAACGTAACGGAAATTCTATCTATCTCATCGTTCTTTCAGCACGGACGCTCTCATTCAAAACACCATACGCACGAGGTTCGCAAATTGCACAGTGATCACGGTTGCCCATCGTTTACTTACAATCATCGACAGCGACAGGATCATAGTGATGGATGATGGTCGTATAGCGgtatgattatttttcaactCCATTTATCTAGCATCACTTGAGATTGACATAGTAGTGGTGGAGTCGGTCCGAATAGCGAGCACAAAcctatttaaaaaagttacgAGTACAATATAGGTATACATGTTTAGTTTAATTTAAGTGTAAAATGTACCGTTTCTGATAAAAAAACAGGAATTTGGCTGCGCTCACGAGTTGCTGCGCGACAAACCTACAGGAATCTTCTCGCAGATGGTGAACAATACAAATGCGACGATGGCACAAACTCTTCGGTCTGAAGCGGAAAAGGTTTATTTGAAAATCACCGGGCAGTCGTCCCGTCGAACCTCCGGTGAAACAGATACAACAGATACGTCAGATACTATTATGCAAAGCgaactttaaaaaattatcgaAAACAGTTTGAAAgatttagaatttagaaagaCAAGGATCAAAATAATGGATTTTTATTCTTCggaatatgtatacatatatatccttaagaagaaagagatatacatattacgtttcttcttcttcgaaaaaaaatgaaaaattgcaaattaccGAGAACATGGAATGTttgcaaaaaaataaatgaataaagcGGACATGTTATCGTATCgtatcatttattataatattccaTTTTTCGAAGCACTCATTTTAAGTAAATTTTAACAAGTACCTACTTATGTAAGTAGCAAGTAGGTAGTAAACGGAAACACGTTTGTGGAAGAtgtttgataattattttttctaatgTTTGCTTTGGCAACTATCTCTACAATGTTTAAAATGTATCGAAATAATCGATCAACTTTCTCGTTCATTATTTCTAAACAAGAGGAGTGACTTTGTGTCACAAACTCACTCCTCTTAAATCGTAAAAGGCAATCAAATCTGCACTCTATTTTAACTCTCCATAGCGCAGATCAATGTTCGTTCCTTTATACCATACACTACACACTTGTATAAATACATCATTATCTTGGGTCTTTGAAACTTAAAATAATACTCGcactattatattataaagtAATGCAAACACCTGGTGGTATATCCTATTGAAAACCTAATGCTTTTTATGTTAAAtgagaaataagaaaagaaagagttTCAATGTCTGTTGGGTTCATCAGTTCTTCTAGTACATAGAAGAGGAGCAGCGCCGTCGCCTAAGGAGGAAGACCAGCCACCCTTTCCCCCGCAACAACAGCGGTGGTCCCGTCCCGTTGATCTCCTCCGGGACGTGTTCATCAGAGCTCTTCCACCGCAGAGGATCTAGGACCACCCTGATATGGTGTGGTGTCCATGAGGATTTCCCTTacgtaaaaaaagaaaggtttACCAATGCATTATTCAGCTACGAGTCGACATCCTTGCAGGGGATTGTAACTGAGGTAATTCTGAGTAATCACTTGAATCAAAAACTAAGCTTTAACGAGCATTTTgttaaaggaaaaagttgttgaaCCACTTTCTCAAAGGATGCCCATCCGTAGCCCAACACCCTGGTACATGTAGGTacatacaatacaatacaatacaatacaatttcaattcttttcttgCGTCGCTAATAATAAATCCTAAGAGAAGTATAGTTTGCTCTCCAAAAAATGTACCTCTTTCTCGATACTCTACAATATGATGTACTTGTGTATATCGTGTAAGTACATACATATCTCGATTAGAATGGTTTAGTTAGTATAAATCTTCCTCCGCAAAGATTCTTTGAATATTCGTCGCTAGTTATAGTTGAGCTacataatattatacatatatggtctggattaaaaatattctgaaCGTGACAATCGAAAGTAGGTAACACACAGCCTAAAAGAAACGTGAATCTGCCACGTTATTTACAATACAATACAGATAGATTAGAACGAAATAGattacatacatacaataGAAAGTTCCTACGCGTTTAGTAATTGAttagaattgaaaatattgaaaacatATCATGAATCATCAGATGAAAAAATGTGATACATGAAAATGTACTCTTTCATACCGAATCTATCTCGCAACAATGCTCTTCACTTTGCTTTTCCTCTTTGCTTTTCTATACCCAGTCAGTCACACTCGTGGCATAACTTTTTACTAGAAGCGTTCCAGGCCAAACTAAAATACACAGTagtttaaacattaattttccaattattCCACTTATAATACctataatgtacatatataggTTTTTTTCGCtttgttctttatttttctttttatagaaTTACTACATGCATCTTGAGATTTATACTTTCATTCCTTATAATGGTGTTTACAAGAAGAATTTCTCAGATTTGAATAAGTTTTTACACGCTAATACTCATTCGAATCTAAGAAGGGTACCTGACAATTTCtgcttattaaatataatattctatCCTGTTACTCAAGATTCATGTATCGATAGATGTATaatagtttaattaaaaactagATTTGATTTATTCACCTTGAATATGATCGTTTAAATATGTCATCTACTTATAAATAATCTAATAGGCAAACGtattcgtcttttaatttttcttcttttttttttccattttttctttttttctttgaacaTTACAATACCTTGTTGTTCGTGTAACAACAGTTATATTTCAATAACAACACTTTAACATTATCAATGTGCTTACATGATCATAAATTATTACGTTCTGTATCGTCCAACACACTTTGCGTCACAACTAATTTTCTTACTTCTATGCTTTGTTAGTGCAACTATTACGCTATTATACTACTAAATATTGTATAACAgcgattttttcttttttcttttttttttttatttcttttactttttagaatattttaagaaGTATTCTCCCTAACTTTTCTCTACTTTTATACTTTAGTTCCGTTTATTgatttcgtttaattttctctaCTATTTAAGAtcaaaaagaaatgaattttttacaaGTACATATTAATGGAAAAAAATAAGTAAGAAATATGATTAAACACAATTATGAATTAAACAGAGAAATTGTACAAGAAAAATGAGGACGACactgttatatgtataatattgtACCCTTAAAGAAGAATTGTAAAAAGCTATCAATTCTGCATTTCACCACCAATTGTCAAATTTGTACAGTAgcaaaattcaaaattggTCGTTTTCTACCGTTACCCTTTTAGCTAAGTCCTGTTTTTATTcccttcatttttcttataatttctTGTGCGCTGGAACTTGACCTACAATTGTTCCCTTACGAGTACAGTACTTTTTGCAGTTTTTatatttagaagaaaaaaaatatatatatgtatataacacATATTATCAACATCAATGTTTAGATTCTTTtgtggtttttttttttttttttttttttgttgttttttctttcaacgaATTCGATGAACAAGTTACAAGTTGGATAACTcgtcatatttttatattttcgtaTGTTTCAATGAAACTCGTTTAAAATACATtgcaatgaaatatttgaGCAAAAGTCATAAAAATAAACTGAAAAATTGACGTAAAAAACTATCGGTACtaaatataatatgaaaaaatgaatCTTTGGCATCATCGATAAAATTATGGCAactacatatgtatttatgtatatacGATTATGTACTTGatagtatttttaaattctctgaagaaacgaatgaaatatgaaaaagttATTCTTGTGCATAGAGAataattatgttttatatttctatatcatactcTTTCTGTTGCTACTAAAAATGTCGTACTCGTTAATTGAACTTAAGGTATCTTTTGGCAGTTACAATATCTTTTGAGCAACCTGTATAGTATTTTAAGTATTACATATAAGAATTTGAAAcgatatattatattacttgcATTTACGATCTCTTTGGTTTTCTGGATCATGAAACGTTACGTCAGtgtgtaattataattatattaactGAATCACATTACGTTTACGAGTTTGAAAATGGCTAGCTGTTGATCCTGCAGTATCTCTAATTCTAACAACAAATTCAACAATATGGCTATACTTTGTGTCCCTTTCTATATCGTAAGTATagtacttacttacttacttacttacttacttacttagtTACTACCTTGGCTAATAAATACCAATAAATAAGTATCGTATAAATGAATAAGAAAtgtataatagaataatagaGAATGATGGTACAATGAACTGaaaagagaataaaaagaaaaaataccTTGATGAGAATTATGATAGGTGGTAGCAATAAGTTAATGGACGGTAAAGCAGAGAGAATATTGCTAAACAGTAGTCTCCCGGTCTACGTGGATATACTCCACGAAACCGGGTTGCTGTTGTCAGGATGCCGCTCCGAGTAACGTTTCTTCTGTTGGTGCTCGTCTCGGTCTATTGCTTTTCTTTGTACCCTTGTAATGAAGTCTTTTTGTACGTGCTTTAGACCTggggaaataaaatattgtaatatcgTGATACTACAGGGTAATGGAAGATTACAGGTATGATTTTACCTGGTGATGAGGATCGCAAAGAAGCACGCGAAAGCGGTGATAATTCCAGCAACAGCTGCCAAAACGAGCCACATTTCCGAAGGAAGTAGCCCaagcaattttgcaccatTACCACAGTTTGCTTCGTCAAATCCAGATGGACAATGAGATCTTCCATCGCACCAAAGACTGGCGGCGATGCAAGCACCCAATTCAGGACATTTATGAGGACAGTCTGCAGCATGAGGTGACGTATCGTTTTCcactcctcctcctcctcctcctcctctctcGGGTAAACGTAATTGTCTACGTAACGCGGCTCTGCTTTTCGAAATTTCAAGCCAAGAAGCTGCCGCTTGACCAGACTCTCTCGCGACAAAGTCCAAGAGAAGGGCGGGTGGTCTTGGTGGACCTGGCCATTTAGCTTCGTCCGTACCTCCTAGCCATTCTTCGGAGAATACATGAACCGTGAATTCTCTGGCACCTGGTTCAGCAGGGCATACCACTTTTAAAAGTTTCGGTGGCCAGCCGGAATAAAGAAGAATTCTATTGGTAGTCGGGCACTTTGCTTGCTCGTTCATTTCTGATACAGGAGGAGGTTCGAGGGGAAGGAACCAGCCCCAAGTAAGAAGAAACAAGGATCTGTTTTCGCGAGCTTCCACCAACCATGGAAGTCCTTCGCAGTAAATGTCTGGTCTCGATAACGGAGGAGCGACGAATCGTAATTCACCACCTttggaagaaaatattttttctcttgagagagagagagagaacacATAACTATTTATAACGATGATATAGAATTACCTTCGCCGCGTACTCTTTGTTTCCTGGGACACTCGGGTGCTCGAACGAGTTCGAAACTGGCATAGAAAAAGAGCGTTTCAAAGTCTTCGTGTGGAGCTTGGTGATCGACTAGAAAAGTAATTTCTAAAGCTCTGCTCGAAGAGATGTGCGTGAAAGGAAGATGCGAGGTATTATCACAGAAACAAGCTCTGGCAAGCTTCACGTCTCGCCAAGGAGCTTCGTATAAAACTAGACGAGCTTgcctgttgttgttgttgttgttgttgttgttgctttCTTGAACACACCGTGGTCGACCAGTGTGAGGATCTGGTTCGCTCGTACAAACGGTCGATTCGCCTAGACTAACGTTGTGCAACGTTAATCGCACTCGTTCGTCCGCACCAGCTTCGATTCTGTATCTGCAATCTAATCTCGCAGATCCTCCTCTTCCGAAAAGACGAACGTCGCGCGGTGATGTTACTTCTCCGCTTCGAACTTTACGCCAGACTCTGCTACAAAGACCGTCACCCCAAGGTTCGCCAACTTGTatagttgaaataaattcGTACTGTGCCTGTTAAGAAATAACCTTCTTATAGATATATTATAAACGAGATGAATAAGTAACGATACTTACATTAAAATTGACTGTATGAAGAGCAGTGCCGAAAGTAGCTTCCATGTGTAAAGTCAAAGACGGTGCTACCGTAATGTAACTTTCCTCCGTTGTACACGGTCTTGTACTTCTCGTGATATTCCTTAGAGCTGCATGCGCGCACAACTTTGGCGTATCGTCGCAAAGGGTAGCCATTGCGAGTCCAGTAGTCGGAGTACCGTcccaaaaaataaatttcactgCACACGGCACATCCGATCGAGAACTAGCATTGTTTTCAACTTGACTCAAGTCCGTCAAGTCCCTCTgagaataagaagaaaaatatatccACACTCTGTCCCCTGCGGATCCTTTGATATTCCAGGTACAGGTAGAATTTGGTGGCAGTGCGTGTTGCGGTGCTCTCAATACACCGGTTCTTTTGTTAGTACCATTTACAAAAAAATGACAACCTTGGGGATCTTTCGCGTAGTCCAATCCGTCTGAATCGACGTAAACCACTTGAATCTCGAGTTCGATTCGCAATGCGGAACCACCAAGAGGTATAGCTATCGGAGAACTTTGAAATTCTACTTGCATCGTCGGACCTCTGGCAGTGATTCTCGGTAAAGCTCCTCCGCAATATATCAATAAAATTGGATCTTCGGCTCGAACACCGTCGCGAAAGATAAGCCGATCCTTCTCGGGAGGACAATCTTGCCATACGGTCAAGGTAGCGTTAACCGATGTTATCCCGGACGGACCGGTCGGCGTTGATTTCACAGAAATCATCGCGTGCTTACAAGTCGGTACCTCTTTTTGTCTGATGGTGATCAAACAGCTGGCGTTTCGCGGATACTCTCCTGGATAATTTGGACTTTGCAGTCTGCATTGGTTCAAATGACATTCGTAAAAATTTCGAGAACAATAAGTACCAGGTACCGGTGAACCCCTCTCGATAGGAACCTCGGGTTTACCTAatctagcaacagcttcgttGCGGGCTACGAATCTATATCGTAGATGAAATTCGAACGGAACGGAAGCAGGTGCGTGAAATAGTCGTATAGAGGCTGTTACGGTACTGGTCTCGCTATAATAGCTAGCTTTTCCTTCACCGACTCCGCACCAAGAGCCACCGGTGAAATGTCTACCTAATTCGGCTAATTGCAACGATCCTTCCGGGCAGCTGGTGACGAAGCTATCGGTGTTTGGATCTACCCTGCCTACGCTAAACGCGTCCCATAACAGTTGGACCAATTCACCGTATCCTTGACCAGCAGCGGTGAACGTTAAATGACAAAGGAACGGTAAACGTTCCTCGGCAGGTCTCGGAAGATCCAATTTGTACGTACGTCCTTCTCGGCCGTGATACGTACGATTACAGGGTGTACACATAGCTGGCTCGTCACTGTTGTCTCCGCAATCATCTCGTCCGTTGCAATAAGCATCGATCGGTACGCAATGCCCGTCTCGGCAAGTTAACTCGGCCAGACCGCAATCGCCAGCTACCACCACGCGGTCTGTCCACTCGAACAGAAAAAATAATACCAATAATACCAAAACTAGACGGTATTGTTTACAACCACCTCCGGCATCAGCTATCTCctggaaaagaaaaacaaattcgACCAAACTATAATTATCCTCTATAAATATctacatatatgtatttatataaagaAGATAAGAAAAAAAGTCGAAACAAGATATGAAAATGCACATCATACCAATGATAATATTGATTACATACCCAGGTTTATTCTGTCTTTTTTACGATAAACATAGTACTCGACACTTTCTTCACAGACCTAAGTATCTATTTTTTAACGGAAACGATAAAAATACTTGAAagatgtacatacatatgtatgtaataCTTACATTCATTTCTCTAGTATGTAGATACGGTATATTTCAGATAACCACTTGAGATAACCACTTGAAATAACCACCGGGTAAATAATCAAATATTCACTCAAGTGTGTTTCCAGATATACGTACATAATATCAAATCTCTGATCTCTGATCTCTAAttcctatttcttttttttttttttcttctatttcaatttatatcgCAATTTAGAGCACTATTAAAGTGTACTAAAgtgaaaatacataaaaaaatgatttaccATAATCATCTGTCAGTGAATCGAACATCACAATAGCAAGCTTGACAACGTAGCTTCGAATCGATAACACCAAGTAATCACTAGCCTCGTAGCACGATAATTATGTGTCTGAAATAagtgaaaatttgaaattgtaagTAACAACAGTCGCAGTAACGGTAAATAAAAAGACTCGCACCGTTCGGTATCATCGCTTTCGAACAGCTTTGAAATAATAGAATGCACAAAACTGAAAATATATCAGCCGCGAATTATAACACGGTCTGGATCTGGGTCTGGATCGATTCGTGTCGCGTCACAACAAAAACGTCGAAATTCGTAGAAACGTTAAAAGTACTTGCCGTGAACAAGTTGATGCGCAACTGCATACTAAAGAATAAAGCCCGGAGGGCAGGTTTGCTGCAGCCTGCAGGGCATGCCGGACCAGGGTAAGGGTGATGGAACGAAACAGGGTTGAGCTCAGGGCCTGGCGCCTCAATGCATCGATCGGCATTCGCTCCTTTTCTCCCCGTTTCAACGCCCTAAAACACGCCACTGCACTGACGTAACTAGAAATTCTAATACCTGAATCTCTATCGCAATTTAACTAtgtattcttatttttttttaaatccccaaactttacaaatatttcaaatgaatGCAGTATATTACGATTGAggtcatattattaaataattatcgtatcggatgcaaaattaaaatttattgtcTACAAATCAATCAATGTATACACACatacataaatatatgtacatagagAGTATCGTTATGCAAGTACAGTACGATGTAACTTACTCGAGTCGATGTAATATTCCGAGACACCAAcgtttttcatcttttttcaTATATCGCTTATTGTTAATACCCTACTTATTAGTTTGAAGGTTAAACGAGGATAATAATGTTACGTTATACCCTCGATACGCTTCGTTACACGGATTAACTTCGCGCCGAAGCGAAGAGTTATAAGTAGACAGTGAATTCTATGTAGGTCGAAAGGgatgaataaaagaaaagaaaagaaagaaaactttaattaaaaatttatatctttTCGTTTCTATTTTCGACACTTTTCAGTAAGATTTCATtgaaaaagatacaaaaacTGTTCACCTTGATTTTCAACTTTAATTGcaaatataaatagaaaaatataaaaaatgataatttattgttattcaatacattcgtttgaattaatttcaattaaaattaaaacttgaatACGTTATATATACGTTTTTACAAAGAATAATTGTCCATCAATATGTTCGATATTGTTTAATGCGCATGCcgtatttaaaattttaaattaggTCGACAAgatgttttctatttttttctgcGCTAAACATAATAAATGTGCCGGTCATTTATTAGATCGATCAATTCCAAAAGTCGATCTCACTTTGGCTTTTCAACGGCTCAAatgtcccgttataaaaattcgaaacaaCACATTTAAAACACCAATTATTGTGtattttctatatatatatatatatcagtTTGCAGCTTTGTCAAAACTTATGGAATACATAATGGTGAAAACTGACTGCAtcatatgaaaaaaaaaaaaaaaaaaaaaaaaataatgtactTCCATCGACACCGTTGTAGCGTGTTAAAGGTTTTTACGAATTGATTAAAACGGAAtgcaaaaatttgttaaatgacTCGATAATAAATAAGCcgtaaagataaaaataaatttaaaaggCGTATCGTGTACGAATATCCTCGAGTTTCTTTGACACTTCGGAAGGTGTTCGTTCAAGATCGCCCGCGATACTCTTTTGTTTCGCCGGTTCGATAGAATTAAATTGTTCGCAGAGATCACCGTCTATAACATTCTTTACAGGGTAATAATATGATCTAAACGACAAATGATCCCTTCCGCAAAGTGGTGGATGTTCCGAGCGCATATGCATTTCTAAATGTTGGAAGAAATCATGATCTTCGTGACTAGTAAACGGCACCAGAACGCCAACTGTTCCACTTAACGTTGTATACACCAAACTTTCAGAACCACCCGGAATTAGGGTTGCTTTCTGTAAAGACATAACCGTTTCACCAACGTGGAAACAGGCAACCGTGTCTGCCTTTTGGCTGGCTCCGTTCAGTAAACCTCGGTCCCACAATGCCTTGTTCCCGGTTGGATCTTCATCCACGTCGTCGTTGATACCACTTGCTAACCGTATCTGTtgacaaatttatttcattgtaCATGATTACGTcatctttttttgttttttcccTCGCAATTGACGAGTATCGGAGTTACTTACAACAGCGATGTTACCAAATTTGTCGGCGGTAGCAACAGTATCGTAATCAAGTACGCATGTTGTTGTGATCCACCTCGGATGCGTGTCATCGGCAAACACTATCAGCTGATTTTCTTGTCGTTTGTATCTAACAGCGTACACTGATTCCTGAACGTCGCTTACATAAATTCGTTGCCCAATCGCATTTATAGACACAATAGCATTAGGAATATGTTTATTTTCACATTTACGTAGTAATTTCTTCTTGCCCATATCATATAAACGTAACATTCTACCAACGCCAACTAATACTCTTCCCTGATACGGACATATAGCCAAAGGTACCTCGTCCAAAGTGGTTTTATGTACCAATTCAAGACTAGTACATTCGGTATTTACTCTGTAcaaggaagaaaaaaacaataaaattccgttaatattttttcttcttaaaagaaataaaagaaaacgttttatattaataaataaatatcagcACTGCAGGATATTTCACCATCGCATTACTACATTTCAGTGATTGTGTATTTTTGTCatcattatatatatatatatatatatatatatttcatttcatttcatttcatttcttatgttcaaattaaaatacttACTTGTAAGTATAGAGAAAACCACCGCTGCTAAGTCTAGGATTTAGTTGAAATTCTTTCGCAACACCAACTATGAGAAACAATTGATCACCCTGGTTAAGAAACTTTACAAGACTTAGgctgtaatataaatttatgaaaattaacatttctttgtatttaaacccaagaaaaataataatctttcCATTCTTACCATAAAGCAGCTAAATTCTGTTCAAGTCGATGAACTTGAAACGTTTGCCCCGTTGTTGGAGCTATTATTCTAATTAACGATGCCCATAAGCCTGGTCCGGCTCTTGGTGCTCCAAACACAGCTTCGTTAGGTTCTTCCGATAAGAAAGCTTCAGCTAATTCTCTTGCCACTACAGCTTCTTCTGCGCCAGCTGCTTCTTGCATTTCTTCTGCCATTTGCAATCTTCTTTGTTGTTTTGTTTCTTCTGTGTACGCGTTATGTTCTGTTTCAATGATTATCAAGTGTGCAGAATCCGAATGAATCGCAAACTTTCTTGGCGTGTATTCCAGAGGGAAACTAATTTGATTGAACACTGCACCCAATTTCTCGAGGGCAAGAATTCTCAAGGTATTTGTAGAGATGGCAACAATTCCTTCAGGACATTGTTCGGAACTGAAGCCTGACGCAAATTCCAAACTTTCATAGGACAACGGTGTTAAATGAAAACGATTTTGATAATAGTAACTTAACCACGATCTGCTGCTCATTGCAAGCACCGCTTGGTTTCCTTGCATTTTTATCCTAAATAGCTTAACGGGGCGTGAACCTAAATATCGCGTACGCGTGTCGGCGAGATCCCCTGAAATTGGATctaataccgttctcaacaAAACACCGTTTTGCAGAcctaataaaatataacaaaataaacaattaattacaaCATTATAGACCTCTTTCATATAGAATACCTAtgtgttattattattattattattaaactaacctatatttaaataaagacTGGATTGTTGAGAGGATAATTCCTCGGAATTATTTGCATCTTTCGCACCCATTTCAACGATACATAAACTTTCTGCAGCCGCTGGCAAAGCCTGCATACTTCTAGGTGCTAAGCAATCGGAAGGATCTAACGAGATAATCCTTACGGTGTTATCTTGAAGACCAACAGCCAAAAACCATGACCTTTGTTCTCCAACGGCTACGTTTCCAAGAGCCATACACATCACCTCCGAAGGCATTTTCTTTCGTTCTGTATATTCATTTAACTGTCCCGTCTACACCAAGTATATCAAATAAATCAGATTATTAAACTTGCAGataattcattaaaatgtCCACTTTTCATCTAGTTGAGAACTTTTCGTAACGAGAATATTTTGAATTACGAAAGACGATGAAAGTGATATACTTTACGCATCTTATACGTTTCTGTGCGAATAAACAGCATCACAGAAAGAACAATCGATGCGTCTCGTAATATATTATACTATTctactataaaaaaaaaaaaaaaaaaaaaaaataggggTAATAGTAAACGTACAGGATCCATTTCGAAGTATACTAATTCTCCTCCGGTAAGGGCAATTACAACCTGACGTTGATTCACTGCGCATTTAACTATAGTCTTTTTTCCAGGCGCTTTCCATTCGTTTACACGTTTGTCAGCACGAATATGTCGTATTCCATCGGGATACACCTAAAAAGGATCCATTATATAAATCAAATGGTCTACATAAATAGTATATTTATGGTCGATTTTGTCGAGTTCAATTTACCAGAAAATGCCTAGATAGAATGTCTAAACACTCA containing:
- the LOC114879202 gene encoding uncharacterized protein LOC114879202 codes for the protein MIMEIADAGGGCKQYRLVLVLLVLFFLFEWTDRVVVAGDCGLAELTCRDGHCVPIDAYCNGRDDCGDNSDEPAMCTPCNRTYHGREGRTYKLDLPRPAEERLPFLCHLTFTAAGQGYGELVQLLWDAFSVGRVDPNTDSFVTSCPEGSLQLAELGRHFTGGSWCGVGEGKASYYSETSTVTASIRLFHAPASVPFEFHLRYRFVARNEAVARLGKPEVPIERGSPVPGTYCSRNFYECHLNQCRLQSPNYPGEYPRNASCLITIRQKEVPTCKHAMISVKSTPTGPSGITSVNATLTVWQDCPPEKDRLIFRDGVRAEDPILLIYCGGALPRITARGPTMQVEFQSSPIAIPLGGSALRIELEIQVVYVDSDGLDYAKDPQGCHFFVNGTNKRTGVLRAPQHALPPNSTCTWNIKGSAGDRVWIYFSSYSQRDLTDLSQVENNASSRSDVPCAVKFIFWDGTPTTGLAMATLCDDTPKLCAHAALRNITRSTRPCTTEESYITVAPSLTLHMEATFGTALHTVNFNAQYEFISTIQVGEPWGDGLCSRVWRKVRSGEVTSPRDVRLFGRGGSARLDCRYRIEAGADERVRLTLHNVSLGESTVCTSEPDPHTGRPRCVQESNNNNNNNNNRQARLVLYEAPWRDVKLARACFCDNTSHLPFTHISSSRALEITFLVDHQAPHEDFETLFFYASFELVRAPECPRKQRVRGEGGELRFVAPPLSRPDIYCEGLPWLVEARENRSLFLLTWGWFLPLEPPPVSEMNEQAKCPTTNRILLYSGWPPKLLKVVCPAEPGAREFTVHVFSEEWLGGTDEAKWPGPPRPPALLLDFVARESGQAAASWLEISKSRAALRRQLRLPERGGGGGGGVENDTSPHAADCPHKCPELGACIAASLWCDGRSHCPSGFDEANCGNGAKLLGLLPSEMWLVLAAVAGIITAFACFFAILITRSKARTKRLHYKGTKKSNRPRRAPTEETLLGAAS
- the LOC114879206 gene encoding splicing factor 3B subunit 3, which encodes MYLYNLTLQRATGITHAVHGNFSGSKMQEILVSRGKSLELLRPDPNTGKVHTLLTVEVFGIIRSLMAFRLTGGTKDYIVVGSDSGRIVILEYIPAKNIFEKVHQETFGKSGCRRIVPGQYLAIDPKGRAVMIGAIEKQKLVYILNRDPEARLTISSPLEAHKSNTLVYHTVGVDVGFENPMFACLEIDYEEADSDPTGDAAVKTQQTLTLYELDLGLNHVVRKYSEPLEEHANFLVSVPGGNDGPSGVLICSENYLTYKNLGDQHDIRCPIPRRRNDLDDPERGMIFVCSATHKTKSMFFFLAQTEQGDIFKITLETDEDMVTEIKLKYFDTVPVAASMCVLKTGFLFVASEFGNHYLYQIAHLGDDDDEPEFSSAMPLEEGDTFFFAPRPLRNLVLVDEMDSLSPIMACQVADLANEDTPQLYITCGRGPRSTLRVLRHGLEVSEMAVSELPGNPNAVWTVKRRVDEEYDAYIIVSFVNATLVLSIGETVEEVTDSGFLGTTPTLSCSALGEDALVQVYPDGIRHIRADKRVNEWKAPGKKTIVKCAVNQRQVVIALTGGELVYFEMDPTGQLNEYTERKKMPSEVMCMALGNVAVGEQRSWFLAVGLQDNTVRIISLDPSDCLAPRSMQALPAAAESLCIVEMGAKDANNSEELSSQQSSLYLNIGLQNGVLLRTVLDPISGDLADTRTRYLGSRPVKLFRIKMQGNQAVLAMSSRSWLSYYYQNRFHLTPLSYESLEFASGFSSEQCPEGIVAISTNTLRILALEKLGAVFNQISFPLEYTPRKFAIHSDSAHLIIIETEHNAYTEETKQQRRLQMAEEMQEAAGAEEAVVARELAEAFLSEEPNEAVFGAPRAGPGLWASLIRIIAPTTGQTFQVHRLEQNLAALCLSLVKFLNQGDQLFLIVGVAKEFQLNPRLSSGGFLYTYKVNTECTSLELVHKTTLDEVPLAICPYQGRVLVGVGRMLRLYDMGKKKLLRKCENKHIPNAIVSINAIGQRIYVSDVQESVYAVRYKRQENQLIVFADDTHPRWITTTCVLDYDTVATADKFGNIAVIRLASGINDDVDEDPTGNKALWDRGLLNGASQKADTVACFHVGETVMSLQKATLIPGGSESLVYTTLSGTVGVLVPFTSHEDHDFFQHLEMHMRSEHPPLCGRDHLSFRSYYYPVKNVIDGDLCEQFNSIEPAKQKSIAGDLERTPSEVSKKLEDIRTRYAF